The following are from one region of the Myotis daubentonii chromosome 2, mMyoDau2.1, whole genome shotgun sequence genome:
- the LOC132226406 gene encoding large ribosomal subunit protein uL23-like: MVPKAKKEAPAPPKAEAKAKALKAKKAVLKGVHRHTKKKIGTSPTFRRPKTLRLRRQPKYPRKSAPRRNKLDHYTITKFPLTTESAMKKMEDNNTLVFIVDVKASKHQIKQAVTKLYDIDVAKVNTLIRPDGEKKACVRLAPDYDALDVANKIGII; encoded by the coding sequence ATGGTGCCGAAAGCTAAGAAGgaagcccctgccccacccaaagccgaagccaaagcaaaggctttgaaggcaaagaaagcagtgTTGAAAGGCGtccacagacacacaaaaaagaagaTCGGCACGTCACCCACTTTCCGACGGCCAAAGACACTAAGGCTCCGGAGGCAGCCTAAATACCCTCGGAAAAGCGCACCCAGGAGAAACAAGCTTGACCACTACACCATCACCAAATTCCCCCTGACTACCGAGTCAGCCATGAAGAAGATGGAAGACAATAATACACTAGTATTCATTGTGGATGTCAAGGCCAGCAAGCACCAGATCAAACAGGCTGTGACGAAGCTCTATGACATTGACGTAGCCAAGGTCAACACCCTGATCAGGCCTGATGGCGAGAAGAAGGCATGTGTTCGACTGGCTCCTGACTATGATGCTTTGGATGTTGCCAACAAAATTGGAATCATCTAA